A single region of the Syntrophotaleaceae bacterium genome encodes:
- a CDS encoding EscU/YscU/HrcU family type III secretion system export apparatus switch protein translates to MTENKTEKAVALKYEKGRNAPTVVAGGKGPIAEKILAAAREAGVEVVEDPDLVELLAKIPLGAEIPPELYQAVAEILAFVYRINNRYGGDSS, encoded by the coding sequence ATGACTGAAAATAAAACTGAAAAAGCCGTCGCTCTGAAATATGAAAAGGGCAGGAATGCCCCCACGGTGGTCGCGGGAGGCAAGGGACCGATTGCCGAAAAAATCCTGGCTGCGGCCCGGGAGGCGGGCGTCGAGGTGGTTGAAGATCCTGATCTGGTGGAACTTCTGGCCAAGATCCCTCTCGGCGCGGAGATCCCTCCGGAGCTTTATCAGGCCGTGGCGGAAATTCTGGCCTTCGTCTATCGGATCAACAACCGATATGGCGGTGATTCGTCTTAA